One Sphingobacteruim zhuxiongii DNA window includes the following coding sequences:
- a CDS encoding transposase: MARIFDESFKKMAVELSSLKGSVLEAAKELDLDASRLSKWRVDPRYNGGTLLPKNDKLTPEEQEIRELKKRLKEAELENVILKKAVAIFSKGD; this comes from the coding sequence ATGGCAAGAATATTTGATGAGTCATTTAAAAAAATGGCAGTAGAGTTGTCCTCTCTAAAGGGCTCGGTTTTGGAAGCAGCAAAAGAGTTGGATCTAGATGCAAGTAGATTAAGTAAATGGCGTGTAGATCCTAGATATAATGGAGGTACACTATTACCAAAGAATGATAAATTAACTCCAGAGGAGCAAGAGATTAGGGAGTTAAAAAAGCGTTTAAAGGAAGCAGAATTAGAAAACGTAATCTTAAAAAAGGCGGTAGCCATCTTTTCCAAGGGCGACTGA
- a CDS encoding HEPN domain-containing protein → MISTALHLDKQLEEVIQILTTNFLIECIYRSDFHESGEHQELILLLSNKYVNIIGEITPKMMNCIKEYENYLIKCFVAFQAREKVKKGNIFLFCTCQPENLVYQKPDSKFSPIPNDFDPSACLALSKEVQQRDLKKIEEFKDGYYHFKSRSKYAMSSFMIHQVLEQTYRNLEIILMGKDKITHSIRCHNATLCKIYPYDKPVFDVDQTEDNDLLEILEEIYRATRYEDDFQISLETLERIEQKMKALTELSETIIIKITTDFRYKFLNANEPYHTDANQFPNLPILDYMKPILAYLDQEIPEKKYLQIFGSRNRIFEIRGVNFSYAQETTVARNLDILLITDQPLRDRIHQLIKDIQERFQIKIFILNYAISEIQQLIDENNPLIHKILYELPPTEKSTNFLSKLYMHPKKGNMCEEQKWSCYL, encoded by the coding sequence ATGATTTCCACAGCATTACATCTGGACAAACAGCTAGAAGAAGTAATCCAGATCTTGACTACTAACTTCCTGATCGAATGTATCTATCGGAGCGACTTCCATGAATCAGGCGAACACCAGGAACTAATCCTTTTGCTATCGAACAAGTATGTCAATATCATCGGAGAAATTACCCCAAAGATGATGAACTGTATAAAAGAATATGAAAACTATCTGATCAAATGTTTTGTTGCTTTTCAGGCTAGAGAAAAGGTCAAAAAGGGAAATATATTTCTATTTTGTACCTGCCAACCTGAAAACCTGGTCTATCAAAAACCTGATTCCAAGTTTTCTCCAATCCCCAATGACTTTGATCCATCGGCGTGTTTAGCGCTTTCTAAAGAAGTTCAGCAAAGAGACCTTAAAAAGATAGAAGAATTCAAAGATGGATATTATCATTTCAAATCCCGATCTAAATACGCCATGTCATCTTTTATGATCCATCAGGTTCTGGAACAAACCTATAGGAACTTGGAGATTATCCTGATGGGAAAGGACAAAATTACCCATTCCATTAGGTGCCATAATGCGACTCTATGTAAAATTTATCCCTACGACAAACCTGTCTTTGATGTAGATCAAACGGAGGATAATGATCTTTTGGAAATTCTTGAAGAAATCTACCGTGCAACGCGGTATGAAGATGATTTCCAGATTTCGCTAGAAACCCTTGAAAGGATCGAACAGAAGATGAAAGCGCTGACCGAACTATCAGAAACTATCATCATCAAGATCACAACGGATTTCAGATATAAATTCCTAAATGCAAACGAGCCCTACCATACGGATGCGAATCAATTCCCAAATCTTCCGATACTGGACTATATGAAACCTATACTAGCATACTTAGATCAGGAAATACCGGAGAAAAAATACCTTCAAATCTTTGGATCACGGAATAGGATCTTTGAAATTAGGGGAGTTAACTTTTCATATGCGCAAGAAACTACGGTTGCTAGAAATCTGGATATCCTGCTGATCACAGATCAACCGTTAAGGGATCGAATACACCAACTGATAAAGGATATACAAGAAAGGTTTCAAATTAAAATCTTCATCCTGAATTACGCTATATCTGAGATTCAGCAGCTGATCGATGAAAATAATCCACTCATCCATAAAATTCTCTACGAGCTACCCCCTACAGAAAAATCAACTAATTTTCTATCCAAACTTTATATGCATCCCAAAAAAGGAAACATGTGTGAGGAGCAAAAGTGGAGTTGCTACCTTTAA
- a CDS encoding SIR2 family protein, giving the protein MSIQQNKIAILIGAGAVQNAWEPILNCFRRINNEDTDSDTANFLFSKLICALRLYSKSPKGIAQLNEERDMVNAMKEIVCLSLRNAQETGFLKPREEFESILNNFVLANPNSLFGFVSTNWDTVIDDAADHWVKDKYYDIDSSKVFHLHGSIEQYEQIYLPSETSMENYRSDAENDALGYNHFATYQFLSEANTILLYGLSLDPLDAELCLLLNGTFTQSKMTREIIIINPDYQKVRKRVKALLFPRTDITIRCFDPKNLLKEL; this is encoded by the coding sequence ATGTCAATTCAACAAAATAAAATAGCTATACTTATTGGAGCCGGAGCAGTTCAAAATGCCTGGGAACCTATTCTTAATTGTTTTAGGCGAATAAATAATGAGGACACGGATTCGGATACTGCCAACTTCCTATTCTCCAAATTAATCTGCGCGTTGAGACTGTACTCCAAATCGCCTAAAGGCATTGCTCAATTGAATGAAGAAAGAGATATGGTTAACGCTATGAAGGAAATTGTATGCCTTTCGTTAAGAAATGCTCAAGAAACTGGTTTTCTTAAGCCAAGAGAGGAATTTGAGTCTATTTTAAATAATTTCGTCCTTGCAAATCCCAATAGTTTATTTGGCTTTGTATCTACAAATTGGGACACGGTAATTGATGATGCAGCAGACCACTGGGTTAAAGATAAATATTACGATATTGACAGTAGTAAAGTGTTTCATCTTCACGGTAGCATCGAGCAGTACGAACAAATCTACCTCCCTTCGGAAACCTCCATGGAAAACTACCGAAGCGATGCCGAAAATGATGCCTTAGGTTATAATCACTTCGCAACATATCAGTTCTTGTCCGAGGCAAATACTATTCTTCTATACGGTCTTTCCCTTGATCCATTGGATGCAGAACTATGCCTTTTACTAAATGGGACATTTACACAAAGTAAAATGACTAGGGAAATTATAATTATCAATCCTGATTATCAAAAAGTTCGAAAAAGAGTTAAAGCACTACTTTTCCCTAGGACAGATATAACAATTCGGTGCTTTGATCCGAAAAACTTACTCAAAGAATTATAA
- a CDS encoding integrase core domain-containing protein: MTAEHTTLKALKMAIAQRNVKQGLIFHSDRGAQYACNEFKSFLGKNEIIQSMSRKGNCWDNAVAESFFKTLKCELVYHRKFANREAARLEIFRYIEGFYHQKRIHSGLGNKTPNEMEKFYKSTSLLVA; the protein is encoded by the coding sequence ATGACGGCAGAGCATACAACTTTAAAAGCACTTAAAATGGCTATTGCACAAAGGAATGTAAAACAGGGTCTGATTTTCCACTCAGATAGAGGTGCTCAATATGCATGCAACGAGTTTAAGTCTTTCTTAGGAAAAAATGAAATTATCCAAAGTATGAGCAGGAAAGGTAATTGTTGGGATAACGCAGTCGCGGAAAGCTTCTTCAAAACACTAAAATGTGAATTAGTTTATCACAGAAAATTTGCAAACAGGGAAGCTGCGAGATTAGAAATCTTTAGATACATCGAAGGATTTTACCATCAAAAAAGAATCCATTCTGGATTAGGTAATAAAACACCAAATGAAATGGAAAAATTTTATAAATCAACTAGTTTATTAGTGGCATAA
- a CDS encoding IS3 family transposase, with protein sequence MRKRNLKKGGSHLFQGRLRKYEFIKSHMNLFAVEKMCKIINTSSSSFYKWISRPKSNRDKRTEELSILVKQEHQDSDQIYGSPRITLELNKKNHKISRSYVARLMRKLNLRSKIRKKFKITTDSKHSFQLAENLLGRNFFTDGLSQKWVGDITYIKTGSGWLYLTTVIDLADRKIIGWSFRMT encoded by the coding sequence ATTAGAAAACGTAATCTTAAAAAAGGCGGTAGCCATCTTTTCCAAGGGCGACTGAGAAAATATGAGTTCATAAAATCGCATATGAACCTATTCGCAGTTGAAAAGATGTGCAAGATTATAAATACAAGCAGTAGTTCGTTTTACAAATGGATTTCTAGACCAAAAAGCAACAGAGATAAGAGAACAGAGGAATTATCTATACTGGTAAAACAAGAACATCAGGACAGTGACCAAATATACGGCAGTCCTCGAATTACTTTAGAACTGAATAAGAAAAATCATAAAATATCACGTTCTTATGTCGCCAGATTGATGAGAAAATTGAATCTAAGAAGCAAGATTCGGAAGAAATTTAAGATAACGACAGATTCCAAACACAGTTTTCAACTTGCTGAGAATCTCCTTGGAAGAAATTTCTTTACAGATGGCCTATCGCAAAAATGGGTTGGTGATATTACCTACATCAAGACTGGATCAGGATGGCTGTATCTTACTACTGTTATCGACCTTGCCGATAGAAAAATCATAGGTTGGTCGTTCAGAATGACATGA
- a CDS encoding Imm27 family immunity protein — MTELDKKETLLKGTLINLLNSIEYDDVSNRIFFLVENYLIEINVDSSGWNRLYKDPRDGRYWELFFSNSELQGGGAPTLRYLIKEEAIMKYNLI; from the coding sequence ATGACAGAGTTAGACAAGAAGGAAACTTTATTAAAAGGGACGCTAATTAATCTCTTAAATTCAATTGAGTATGATGATGTGAGCAACCGAATATTTTTCCTTGTGGAAAATTATTTAATAGAAATAAATGTTGATTCTAGTGGTTGGAATAGATTGTATAAAGATCCAAGAGATGGGAGGTATTGGGAACTTTTTTTTTCTAATAGTGAATTGCAAGGTGGTGGTGCCCCGACTTTAAGATATTTGATAAAAGAAGAGGCTATAATGAAATATAATTTAATTTAG
- a CDS encoding helix-turn-helix transcriptional regulator, producing MERTQHIHEGRNIKRFREMLGMKQEALAFELGEDWTQKKVSQLEAKEAIENDIIEQVARILKVSPDAIKNFNEESVFNVINNTFQDSSSVNNNYLCTINPLEKIIELYERLVIAEKEKVTYLEELLKSKN from the coding sequence ATGGAAAGGACACAACATATCCACGAAGGAAGAAATATCAAAAGATTCAGGGAAATGCTAGGCATGAAGCAAGAAGCTCTTGCTTTTGAACTGGGCGAAGATTGGACACAAAAGAAAGTGTCACAATTGGAAGCCAAAGAGGCAATTGAAAATGATATTATAGAGCAAGTTGCTAGAATTCTAAAAGTAAGTCCTGATGCGATCAAAAATTTCAATGAGGAATCAGTTTTCAATGTAATAAATAATACATTTCAGGACAGTAGTTCTGTAAATAATAATTATTTATGTACAATTAATCCACTTGAAAAAATTATTGAACTGTATGAAAGGCTTGTTATAGCTGAAAAAGAAAAGGTAACATACCTAGAAGAGTTATTAAAGTCAAAAAACTAA
- a CDS encoding DUF3320 domain-containing protein, protein MSENILPKIEASRKELLDLGMRNTLLNYKKPKARGLTIVQEQSLSVYDILVSQNKAMTFLARPGKEDDDELFLFPEITESELQDAYNDTRLQTDDTEQKLQTKILNTYYFARTSIEEQGVNMLYLALGMLNWYEKGNTEDLRKAPLLLIPVSLERSSANERFRLRYTGAEIGANLSLQAKMMVDFNITIPDLSEEEEFNLQSYFTDIQDRINHIDNWKVDTNAIELGFFSFGKFMIYHDLDSSKWPDDKKPFDHPILQSLFGGGFNEQQPLIGEEHHLDQETNADQLLQVVDADSSQLLAMLAVNEGRNMVIQGPPGTGKSQTITNLIADAIGNGKKVLFVAEKMAALEVVKRRLDSVNLGEACLELHSHKANKRELHTELKRILELGKPTTTRLEEEIQFLKPVIDELNAYCNEVNKVIAQSGHSAQEVMGHLLKINKESNNYKFPRIAVDDIGSWDFPYLKGIEILAEQIQARLSKIGQPEKLLFYGTGLTVFLPKDEEAAKELLTGASKYTKELINIIATVSESLNVNTPNDKQTVAELIATVATAANNPGVQSMAITDTAWLDNKADIAEVIDTGIRLRDLHLKFDSVFIPEAWEHNVLEIRQNLIAHGKKWYKFLIGDYRKAVKQLTGLLNTTAPAELETKIEYVNAMMEGKRLSATLSSFEPLATRLFGNYWQKKRTDWNAVQNAFEYLQSVHAAIQKGEILASILTYLEKNEKPALAAQYANNLKSVLHAQGEAIKNLLLHLDLNDNEIQESSFQEQQDILDSWTADLPDIHKAVSWNVLKENIEKEGAGYLITVVENWPDASTHLKTAIQKSWYESLIEQAMLNSPVLRKFERSNHEDIIEKFKRLDILNQYYNIAKVALKHWEAVPRQDGGGQINVLKSEFNRRARHMPIRKLMQEAGLAIQAIKPVIMMSPMSIANFLPPDSIDFDLVIFDEASQVRPVDALGAILRGKQLVVVGDTKQMPPTSFFDRLNTETEDEENVTADMQSILGMCDAQSAPQRMLRWHYRSRHESLISLSNQEFYENKLIIFPSPGSKNRMGLAFNHLPDTFYDKGKTRTNAKEADKVADAVMHHAIHTPKLSLGVVAFSTAQMQAIQNAIELRRRKNPDVESFFRSHPNEPFFVKNLENVQGDERDVIFISIGYGRTEDGKVPMSFGPLNNEGGERRLNVLITRAKSRCEVFTNITAADMNPGPNAKFGIRALKSFLYYAQHGKFESDKEEMEYKPQPFEEIVAEGLREQGYNVREKVGSAGFYIDLAVVDTDHPGRYLLGINCDGRSYHNAKSARDRDRLRSTVLESMGWNLFHVWSTDWFRNPKGELRLLVDAIEKARIQTEHNDAVEEELMEDLKSLIREDKVEQSESYEKYVVATLPSEVSFQELHKYSSGRLGNWIADVVKIESPVHFEEMARRITDANGVSKIGSRIRATITNATAYAVDNGLVIRKDDFLWYPENDTAKIRDRSFLNANSRKLIYIAPEEMNLAIAKVVENSIAIQPESAVPLIAKIFGYSRVTEDMRASILESINYALESEKITRDGDFLKPL, encoded by the coding sequence ATGTCAGAAAACATACTTCCCAAAATAGAGGCATCTAGAAAGGAACTCCTTGATCTCGGTATGCGAAATACGTTGCTGAATTACAAAAAGCCGAAAGCACGTGGTTTAACAATCGTTCAGGAACAATCTCTATCAGTATATGATATCTTGGTATCCCAAAACAAGGCCATGACTTTTTTGGCGCGACCGGGTAAAGAAGATGACGATGAATTATTTTTGTTTCCTGAAATAACTGAAAGTGAATTACAGGATGCTTACAACGATACGCGCTTGCAAACTGATGATACAGAGCAGAAACTCCAGACGAAAATTCTAAACACTTATTATTTTGCCAGGACTAGTATAGAAGAACAGGGTGTCAACATGCTCTATTTGGCACTGGGCATGCTAAATTGGTATGAGAAAGGAAATACCGAAGATCTTCGTAAAGCCCCGCTCCTATTAATTCCTGTTTCGTTAGAGCGTTCCAGTGCTAATGAGCGTTTTCGTCTGAGGTACACCGGAGCCGAAATTGGTGCTAACCTCTCGCTTCAGGCAAAAATGATGGTTGATTTTAACATCACCATCCCCGATCTGTCCGAAGAGGAAGAGTTTAATCTTCAATCTTATTTTACCGATATACAGGATAGGATTAACCATATCGATAATTGGAAAGTTGATACAAACGCCATAGAGCTTGGCTTTTTCTCATTCGGGAAGTTCATGATTTATCATGACTTGGACAGTTCGAAGTGGCCAGATGACAAAAAACCGTTTGACCATCCTATTCTACAATCGCTTTTCGGCGGCGGCTTTAATGAACAACAACCTTTAATCGGCGAAGAACATCATCTCGATCAGGAAACAAATGCTGATCAGTTGCTACAGGTTGTCGACGCAGACAGTTCACAGCTACTTGCGATGCTGGCTGTAAATGAAGGACGGAATATGGTAATTCAGGGACCACCAGGCACCGGAAAGTCCCAAACCATTACAAATCTTATTGCTGACGCTATCGGTAATGGGAAAAAGGTACTTTTTGTTGCTGAAAAAATGGCTGCTCTCGAAGTTGTGAAACGGAGATTAGATAGCGTTAATCTCGGCGAAGCCTGTCTCGAATTACATAGCCATAAGGCAAACAAACGGGAACTCCATACGGAGTTAAAGAGGATTTTGGAGCTAGGTAAGCCCACCACCACCCGCTTGGAAGAAGAGATACAATTCCTTAAGCCGGTAATAGACGAATTAAATGCGTACTGTAATGAAGTAAATAAGGTCATCGCTCAGAGTGGGCATTCTGCACAGGAAGTGATGGGGCACCTTTTAAAGATAAATAAAGAGAGTAACAATTATAAATTTCCAAGGATTGCTGTTGATGACATCGGATCATGGGATTTTCCATACTTGAAAGGTATAGAAATTCTTGCTGAGCAGATTCAGGCACGGTTGTCAAAAATTGGACAACCAGAAAAGCTACTGTTTTATGGTACCGGGCTGACTGTGTTTTTACCAAAAGATGAAGAAGCCGCAAAAGAATTACTTACCGGAGCAAGTAAATACACCAAGGAACTTATCAATATTATTGCTACCGTTTCGGAATCGCTTAATGTAAATACCCCTAACGATAAACAAACAGTAGCTGAACTGATAGCAACCGTAGCAACGGCTGCAAATAATCCGGGCGTACAGTCGATGGCAATTACAGATACGGCATGGTTAGATAACAAGGCGGATATTGCCGAAGTTATTGACACCGGAATCCGTCTCAGGGATTTACATCTGAAGTTTGATTCGGTGTTTATTCCTGAAGCATGGGAACATAACGTACTGGAAATACGCCAAAATCTTATCGCACATGGTAAAAAGTGGTATAAATTCCTTATCGGGGATTATAGAAAAGCGGTAAAACAATTAACAGGTTTGTTAAACACAACTGCGCCTGCCGAACTTGAAACGAAGATAGAGTATGTAAATGCCATGATGGAAGGAAAGCGTCTTAGTGCTACCTTATCTTCGTTCGAACCGTTAGCGACAAGATTGTTTGGGAACTATTGGCAAAAAAAACGTACCGATTGGAATGCAGTTCAAAACGCATTCGAATACTTACAGTCTGTACATGCCGCCATTCAAAAAGGGGAAATCCTTGCGTCGATTCTTACATATTTAGAAAAAAATGAGAAACCAGCACTGGCAGCTCAATACGCAAATAATTTAAAATCTGTGCTGCACGCGCAAGGCGAGGCTATTAAAAACTTACTGTTACACCTTGACTTAAATGATAACGAAATTCAAGAAAGTAGTTTTCAGGAACAGCAAGATATTTTAGACAGTTGGACGGCCGATTTACCTGACATTCACAAAGCAGTATCATGGAACGTCCTTAAGGAAAATATAGAAAAGGAAGGAGCAGGTTATTTGATTACCGTTGTGGAAAACTGGCCGGACGCATCAACACACTTAAAGACAGCTATACAAAAATCATGGTACGAGTCACTAATTGAGCAGGCCATGCTAAATAGTCCAGTTCTACGAAAATTTGAACGTTCTAATCACGAAGACATCATCGAAAAGTTCAAAAGACTCGATATCCTAAATCAATATTACAACATCGCTAAGGTAGCGCTCAAACATTGGGAAGCTGTGCCTAGACAAGACGGCGGTGGCCAGATAAATGTACTTAAAAGTGAATTTAATCGTAGGGCAAGACATATGCCTATAAGAAAGCTAATGCAGGAAGCCGGCCTTGCCATTCAGGCAATCAAACCGGTGATCATGATGAGTCCAATGTCCATTGCAAATTTTCTACCTCCAGATAGTATCGATTTTGACTTGGTAATCTTCGATGAGGCCAGCCAGGTTCGTCCGGTAGATGCTCTTGGTGCAATACTGCGTGGGAAACAATTAGTCGTTGTAGGGGACACGAAACAGATGCCCCCTACAAGTTTCTTCGATAGGTTGAACACCGAAACAGAAGATGAAGAAAACGTAACGGCAGATATGCAAAGCATTCTCGGTATGTGCGACGCCCAAAGTGCGCCGCAGCGCATGCTCCGTTGGCATTATCGTAGCAGGCATGAATCGCTGATAAGTTTGTCAAATCAGGAGTTTTACGAGAACAAGCTGATCATTTTCCCAAGCCCAGGATCAAAAAATAGAATGGGATTGGCCTTCAATCATTTACCTGATACTTTTTATGATAAGGGCAAAACCCGTACTAATGCTAAGGAAGCTGATAAAGTTGCAGATGCGGTTATGCATCATGCAATACACACCCCAAAATTAAGTCTTGGCGTTGTCGCTTTCAGTACCGCGCAAATGCAGGCAATACAAAATGCAATTGAATTACGCCGTAGGAAAAACCCGGATGTAGAAAGTTTCTTTAGAAGTCATCCTAACGAACCGTTTTTCGTCAAAAATCTCGAAAATGTCCAGGGAGATGAGAGAGATGTCATTTTTATCAGTATTGGTTATGGCAGGACTGAAGACGGAAAAGTACCGATGAGTTTCGGACCGTTAAATAATGAAGGCGGCGAGCGAAGATTGAATGTTTTGATTACGAGAGCAAAAAGCCGTTGTGAAGTATTTACGAATATAACTGCTGCGGATATGAATCCCGGACCAAACGCAAAATTTGGGATACGGGCGTTAAAAAGCTTTTTATATTATGCACAACATGGAAAATTTGAAAGCGACAAAGAAGAAATGGAATACAAACCGCAACCATTTGAAGAAATCGTTGCTGAAGGACTTCGGGAACAAGGTTACAATGTACGGGAAAAAGTAGGTTCGGCGGGATTCTACATAGACTTAGCTGTTGTAGACACTGACCATCCCGGAAGGTATTTGCTCGGAATAAATTGTGATGGTAGGTCATATCATAATGCTAAGTCTGCCAGAGATCGTGACAGGTTGCGCAGCACCGTTCTTGAAAGCATGGGTTGGAATCTATTCCATGTTTGGAGCACAGATTGGTTTAGAAATCCAAAAGGAGAATTACGATTGCTTGTAGATGCAATTGAAAAGGCAAGGATACAGACCGAACATAATGATGCTGTTGAAGAAGAATTAATGGAAGATCTAAAAAGTTTGATTCGCGAGGATAAAGTCGAGCAAAGTGAGTCTTACGAAAAATATGTAGTAGCTACCCTTCCTTCGGAAGTTTCCTTTCAGGAACTTCACAAATACTCTTCTGGAAGACTTGGAAATTGGATAGCTGATGTAGTAAAAATCGAAAGCCCCGTACATTTTGAAGAAATGGCAAGGAGAATAACCGATGCAAACGGTGTTTCAAAAATTGGTAGCCGTATTCGTGCGACAATCACGAATGCAACGGCATATGCAGTCGATAATGGATTAGTCATTAGAAAAGATGACTTCTTATGGTATCCCGAAAATGATACTGCCAAGATTCGCGATAGAAGCTTTTTGAACGCTAATTCACGAAAACTAATTTACATTGCCCCCGAAGAAATGAATCTTGCCATTGCTAAAGTGGTAGAGAATTCAATTGCAATACAACCCGAAAGTGCTGTTCCTTTAATCGCTAAAATCTTCGGTTATTCGAGAGTAACGGAGGATATGCGAGCATCAATATTAGAATCTATTAATTATGCCTTAGAAAGTGAGAAAATAACAAGAGACGGAGACTTTTTGAAACCGCTATAG
- a CDS encoding helix-turn-helix domain-containing protein → MEKLRRDQLVTLEDLEGLKLELLDSMEKLIRAKFRDHKVKRWMKSAEVRKLLGFSPGKLQSIRQSGILPYTQIGGNIYYDPEDLAKLFNDKKRFKDDFQP, encoded by the coding sequence ATGGAAAAGTTGAGAAGGGACCAATTGGTTACATTAGAGGATTTAGAAGGGCTGAAATTGGAATTGCTGGATTCGATGGAAAAGTTGATCAGAGCAAAATTCCGAGATCATAAGGTCAAACGCTGGATGAAATCAGCAGAGGTAAGAAAATTGCTAGGATTTTCTCCTGGAAAGCTGCAGTCGATTAGACAAAGTGGAATTTTGCCTTACACACAGATCGGAGGAAATATCTATTATGATCCAGAGGATCTGGCAAAACTGTTTAATGACAAAAAGCGTTTTAAAGACGATTTTCAACCATGA
- a CDS encoding phage integrase SAM-like domain-containing protein: protein MMKNNQKLSVLFWHRKSKADEMGSAPIMCRITIDTSEVEFSIGKKIPAKYWNTKTKRVYGCPEAKLFNSRINQIETDLERHFLKLQFEYDHITPFMVRNVYKGLSANHKPGEAQATKESKSYTLLELTDQYVQNFSEMVHKGIRSAETLRQWKATRNKLAEFIEFVYKSADLDLDQIDYSFATKFYKYLTIEREKVIGEAAAKKQIKNTKQLLSIAESKNLIDKNPIQKFRCGGDETDVAPLEYEQVYLLWNKKLTILRLEEVRDVFILQCFTGFAFQDVYSLSESHIVHVGRSGEKWIVKERGKTGVTEMVPIMPIVEEIIAKYKNHDCRKVFGHLIPVNSNSKYNAYLKEIAVICGIRRELNTHLARHTFADMMLNVFEFSLEEVSKMLGHKTIRTTQRYAKIKKNRISRTWENVKSKVFDKNGKLINLSL, encoded by the coding sequence ATGATGAAAAACAATCAAAAATTATCTGTCCTTTTTTGGCACAGAAAATCCAAAGCAGATGAAATGGGTTCAGCACCCATTATGTGCCGCATTACGATCGATACTTCTGAGGTGGAATTTTCCATCGGAAAGAAGATTCCTGCAAAGTACTGGAACACGAAGACCAAACGAGTGTATGGCTGTCCAGAAGCCAAACTGTTCAATTCCAGGATCAACCAGATAGAAACAGACTTGGAAAGACATTTTCTCAAACTCCAGTTTGAATATGACCACATTACGCCTTTTATGGTCAGAAATGTCTATAAAGGACTTTCTGCGAATCATAAGCCAGGCGAAGCCCAGGCCACAAAAGAAAGTAAATCATACACCCTACTAGAGCTAACAGATCAATATGTTCAGAATTTCAGCGAAATGGTTCATAAAGGAATTCGATCAGCGGAAACCCTCAGGCAGTGGAAAGCGACCAGAAACAAATTAGCAGAATTTATCGAGTTTGTCTATAAATCTGCTGATCTGGATCTTGATCAGATCGACTATTCATTTGCCACTAAATTCTATAAGTACCTTACCATTGAGCGAGAAAAGGTTATTGGAGAAGCAGCTGCTAAGAAGCAGATCAAGAACACCAAACAGCTTCTTTCTATCGCTGAATCTAAAAACCTGATCGATAAAAATCCTATTCAAAAGTTCCGATGCGGAGGTGATGAAACGGACGTAGCCCCTCTGGAATATGAACAGGTCTATTTGCTGTGGAACAAAAAATTGACCATATTACGGCTAGAAGAAGTTAGGGACGTGTTTATCCTACAATGCTTTACTGGCTTCGCGTTTCAGGACGTATACTCGCTTTCAGAAAGCCATATTGTCCATGTAGGACGATCAGGAGAAAAATGGATCGTCAAAGAAAGGGGAAAGACCGGAGTGACCGAAATGGTTCCCATCATGCCTATCGTCGAGGAGATCATCGCTAAATATAAGAATCACGATTGCAGAAAGGTATTTGGACACCTCATTCCCGTGAATAGCAATTCCAAGTACAATGCCTACCTAAAGGAAATAGCTGTTATTTGTGGAATCAGGAGAGAATTGAATACGCACTTGGCTAGGCATACCTTTGCTGACATGATGCTCAATGTCTTTGAGTTTTCCCTTGAGGAAGTGAGCAAGATGCTCGGTCATAAGACTATCAGGACGACACAGCGATATGCCAAGATTAAGAAAAACAGAATCAGCAGAACCTGGGAAAATGTAAAAAGTAAAGTGTTTGATAAGAATGGAAAACTGATCAATTTATCTCTTTGA